The segment TGCCGGTGCGTTCTATGCTTACTGTATCTGGATTGGCTTAGGCGTATTGGCTATCGCCGATTTCCTGCGCAAAGCCTTAAAATCTGATCTTTTGGCAGGGGTAGTAGCCACCGTGGTAGGCTTGCTGATTCCGGGTATCATGGCTGCCCAAGGCTGGGATGACCATGACCGTTCAGACCGCTACCATTCTGTAGACTCCGCTAAAAACCTGTTAAGCTCTGTTGCGCCAAATGCCATCTTATTTACCAACGGTGACAATGACACGTTCCCGCTCTGGTATGCCCAGGAAGTAGAAGGTTTCAGGACCGATGTGCGGGTAGCGGTACTTTCTTACATGAACACCGACTGGTACCTGGATCAAATGAAGCGCCAGGCCTACCAGTCTGAGCCATTCCCGATGAGCCTGGAAAATGAGAACTATCGCCAAGGCATCAACGACTATTTGCCGTACGTGGAGCGCCCAGAGGTTGCTGGTGGTATTGATTTGAAACAATACATTCAATTAGTGAAGCAAAACCACCAGGCGCTGCAGATAGGAGACCGGGCCGGAAGAACGTACCTTTCTTTCCCTACCAAGAACTTCTTCCTGAACGTTGACAAGCAGGCAGTGGTAGCTGCCAACGCAGTTCCTGCTGCTTACCAGGATTCCATTGTAAGCCAAATGCGCTGGACCATTGACAAAGGTGGTTTAGAGAAAAAGCATTTAGCCATTCTGGACCTTCTGGCCAACAATAACTGGAAACGTCCGGTGTACTTCTCTACCACGGCAGACAACTCTGACTTCATGGGCTTAGACAACTACCTGCAGTTGGAAGGCCTTGCTTACCGGATAGTGCCTGTGCAAAGCAGAAGCACTGAACAAATGGGCTACATTGCCAAAAACATCATGTATGACAACATGATGAACAAATTCTCCTGGCGCAACCTTGACCGGACCGACATTTTTTATGACGAGAACTACCTTCGTTTCCCGGCCAATGCCCGTGACAAATACTACCAGTTAACCCTGGAGTACCTGAAAGCTGGTGACAAAGCCACCGCCAAGAAAATCATGGATTACTGCTTCACGCAGCTCCCAGATAGATCCATCCCGTATGACTACTATGTGCCGCCGTTTGTGGTGCCGTTGTATGAGGTAGGAGACCAGAAGCGGGCACAGGAAATTGTGAATATCATGGCTGACCGGGCCGACAAGTCACTAAGGTATTACTTTACCCAAAGCTCTATTTTTGAGACCGAGATTCGCATTAACCTTTTCATCATGCAGCAGTTGACGCAGGTGGCACGCCAGGTAGGCATGACCCAGAAAGCAGCTGAGATTGAACAAAGGTTTATGCAGTACTATGGCCAAATGAGCAGATAGGTTCAGCTTGACCTCAGAAAGAAGAAGCCGGTTAGAAATGACCGGCTTCTTCTTTTTAAGTGTTTTGTCAAAAGCAGCCATAAAACAGCAGGTTCCAATTTCCGTACCTTTAAACAAGGTTTCGACTACTTTTATCTAAAGAGAGACCAAAACACAGGTGAATAGTTGAGCAAATACCTGCTGGTAGATTTCTGCTGAAATACGGCTACCTTTGCACCCAATTCAGAAGGGCAGGTGAGACTGCTCATCAACGCATAACATCCATGGAGAACAGAAATAACAGAGATAGAGACGGTGGCGGAAAGCCAAGGCACTACACCCAGCCTAAAGTAGATAAAATGGAGATGGTGTTCGGCTTGCGGCCGATACTGGAAGCCTTGCACGCTGGCAAGACCATGGAAAAAATCTATCTGCTCAAAGGCACCAAGCACAGCATCAGCCAGGAAATCACTGAACTTGCCCGTGAAGCCCAGATTCCCATTTCTCAAGTGCCAGTAGAGAAGTTGGACCAGCTTACCCGCAAAAACCACCAGGGAGCAGTAGGCTATCTGTCAGCTATTTCCTATTCTCCCTTGGACGAGATTGTAGCCTCTATTTTTGAAAAGGGGAAAGATCCGTTGCTGTTGGTGTTGGACCGCGTAACCGATGTCCGGAACTTTGGAGCCATTGCCCGTAATGCCGAGTGTATGGGCGTGGATGCTATTGTGATTCCAAGCAGGGGAGCCGCCCAGATCAACGCCGATGCCTTGAAAACATCTGCAGGCGCGTTGAGCCTGATTCCTGTTTGCCGCGAGCAAAACCTTAAAGACACCCTGCATTTCCTGAAGCAGTCTGGTATACGCGTAGTAGCCTGTACTGAGAAGGCCGAAGATGACTTAACAGATACCACCATTGACTTAACCGGACCTGTGGCCGTGCTGATGGGCAGTGAAGAAGATGGTATCTCTCCGGAGTACCTCAAAAGAGCTGATGTGCGCGTGAAAATCCCGATGGTGGGTCAGGTCCAATCTTTGAACGTATCAGTGGCCAGTGGCATTATTTTATACGAAGCCTTGAGACAACGGAAAGCTGAGTAGCTTGAGGGAACAATGTTTTGCTTTAGAGGGCTTTGCGCCTGTTTTTATGAAAACAGGCGCAAAGCCCTTCTTTTATACAGTAAGATGAAATTCATAATATGAATAAAAATCTAAACCTTGATGCAGCCTTTCAGCCACTAAAAGAATCTTCCTTTCAAAAAGAGATGCTATGAAAAACAAGTTGCTTATTCTGTTGCTGATGTTCTTGTCATTCTCCTGTTTTGACAAGGAAGATGCTCCCACCATGTTACCCGAGGGTACTTATACAGGTATTTTCATGCGGTCTTCCCCTACGGCAGACTACACCTCGGCTAATGTTACCTTGACTTTGGAGGGGAATTCCTTTTCTGGCACTAGTGACACAAGAAAGTACCCGGCCATAGGGAAGGGGACTTACAAAGTGGAAGGCGATGAGATTACTTTTGATGATCAATCTTTCTGGACCGCAGAATTTGATTGGAGTTTGATTTTAGATGGTACTTTCTCCATCAGTACTGCAAACAACCAAGTCATCTTAACAAAGAAGAGGGGAGATATGATTGATGTGTACCGATTAACTCGCCAAGAAGAAAAACTATAATTTTGACAAGTACCTAAAACAGCTGCGGGGCGACTGATTTTCAGTCGCCCCGCAGCTGTTTTAGGTACTCAGTAGAGTCTTAAATGAAATTTTGTCCCTTCATGGCTTTAGCATCGGCCACAAAGTCTTTTACTTTTTGCTCATCCTCGCGGCGGCATACCATAAACACATTGTCATGGGAGGCCACAATATAATCTTCTAAGCCTTGTACCACCACTAACTGGTTGTGCGGGGTCTTGATGATGCAGTTCTTAACATCGTATGTCAGCACGTTCCCGTCTATGACATTACCCTCTGGGGTTTTCTCAGAAAGGCTGTAGAGTGAGTCCCAACTGCCCAGGTCAGACCAGCCAAAATCACCCAAAATCACGAAAACATTGTCCGCTTTTTCCATGATACCATAGTCAATGGAAATATTGGGACAATGGGAGTACGCTCTGTTGATGAACTGCTCTTCGCCATCTGTATCTAAGACAGGCACCCCTTCTTCAAAGGTCTCGGCCATGTCACTTAGGTATTGATGGAAGGCACGTGTGATGGCTTTGGCGTTCCAGATGAAGATACCGGCGTTCCAGACAAATTCACCACTGTCCAGGAACATCTGAGCTATCTCTAAGGAAGGTTTCTCTGTGAACGTCTTTACTTTTTTAAGAGCCTGAGCTTCTTCATCAATAAATTGGATGTACCCATAGCCAGTGTGCGGACGAGTAGGCTTAATGCCTAGTGTCACTAAAATCTCACTGGTCTCTGTGGCCTTCAACGCCTCCTGAACACACTGTTTGAAAGCATCTTCCCGCAGAATTACATGGTCAGCGGGAGCAATGATGATGTTCGCGTTGGGGTTCCGCTTGCAAATTTTAAAACATGCATAGGCAATGCAAGGAGCTGTGTTTCTGCCAATAGGTTCCTGTAAAATCTGGTGCTCCGTCAAGTCAGGCAGGTGTTCGCGTACCAGGCCAACGTAATCGCGGTGGGTGACCACAAAGATGTTTTCCGGCGGGCATATGCCATCAAAACGTTTAGCGGTGGTTTGGATCATGCTTTCGCCAATGCCTAACACATCATGGAATTGTTTGGGATGGTTTACCCGGCTAAATGGCCAGAAGCGGCTCCCAATGCCTCCTGCCATGATTACTACATAGGTGTTTTGGTTCATCTGTTCTATACTAGTCCTTCTTTCAGTAAATCATGCAGGTGCACAAACCCCTCAAAAGAGCCTTCTTTGGTTACTATAAGTTGGGTAATGTTCTTTTTCTGCATGGTCACCAAGGCTTCTACGGCATATTCGCCACAATCGATGGTAAGCGGCGACGGAGTCATGATGTCAGCAGCCGTAATACCGGTAAGATTGTCAAAATTGGAGAGCATGCGCCGTAAGTCTCCATCGGTGATAATGCCGGTCAAGTTACCAGAATTATCCAGAACCGCAGTAGCTCCTAAGCGTTTTGATGATATTTCAATAATAATCTCCTTCAGAGAGGCGTCTGTTTTCACTTTCGGGGCAGCATTGAGGGTGTAAATGTCACCCACTTTCAAATAAAGACGTTTCCCAAGAGAACCACCAGGGTGCAGGGCCCCAAAATCTTCGCGGCTGAAGTTGCGAGATTCCAAGAGGCAGACCGCCAGGGCATCACCTAAAGCCAAATGCGCGGTGGTGCTGGTGGTAGGCGCCAGGTTGTTGGGGCAGGCCTCGCGTTCAATGGTGGCATTTAACACAAAGTCAGATTGCTGAGCCAGGTAAGAATCTACGTTAGAAACTAAGGCTGCCAATTGGGTGCCTTTGCGCTTGAGTAATGGCACCAGCACTTTTATTTCTGGGGTATTTCCGCTTTTAGAAAGGCAAATCACGAAATCATTGGCCTGGATCATGCCCAAGTCACCATGAATGGCATCTGCGGCGTGCATAAAAAGGGCAGGAGTGCCGGTCGAGTTCAGGGTGGCTACGATCTTTGCGGCTATGTTGGCGCTTTTTCCAATTCCTGTTACCACTACACGGCCTTTAATTGCCAAAATAGCCTCAACACAACCCTGAAAATCATCGTTGATGTAATCAGCGAGTTGAAGTATCGCAGCGGCCTCTTCTTGAAGCACTTTTTTTGCGGTGCTTTTGATATTTTTCGTGATATTCAAGTTAGATTTGTATTAGACAAGACAACATAAGAAAGTACAAACCCTTGTTTCTCGACAACAAGCATATTACATGTTAGTAAAACAAGAATCATTAAAGAACAAATTAAAGGAAGTTTTCGGCTATAGTCAATTCAGGGGAAACCAGGAAGCGATCATAGAAAACATCATGTCTGGCAAGAACACGTTTGTGATCATGCCTACTGGTGCCGGGAAGTCACTTTGCTACCAATTGCCCGCCCTGGCAATGGAAGGGACCGCTATTGTGATTTCTCCCCTCATTGCGCTTATGAAAAACCAGGTGGACCAGTTGAACGCTTTTGGGGTAAACGCCCAGTTCCTGAACTCCACGCTTTCAAAAGCCGAGATGAACAAGGTGAAGAAGGAGACGGTGAGCGGAGAGGTGAAACTGTTATATGTGGCGCCAGAGTCTCTTACCAAAGAAGACACCTTAGATTTCCTGAAACAGGCTAAAATCGCGTTTGTGGCCATTGACGAGGCCCACTGTATCTCAGAGTGGGGCCACGACTTCAGGCCTGAGTACCGCAAAATCAGGGGAATTATAGATAATATTGGCAATCTGCCTATCATTGCTTTGACAGCGACGGCTACACCTAAAGTGCAGCTGGATATCCAGAAAAACCTGCAGATGGATGATGCCTCCGTGTTCAAGTCTTCTTTCAATCGTACAAATCTGTACTATGAAGTAAGACCTAAGCACAACACCAAAAAACAGCTTATCCAGTACATCAAAAAGCACAAAGGCAAAAGTGGAATTATCTACTGCCTCAGCCGCAAGAAAGTAGAGGAGATTGCTGAATTGCTGCAGGTAAACGACATCAAAGCGTTGCCATACCATGCAGGCTTAGATTCAAACGTGCGTATGGCCAATCAGGACGCGTTCCTTAACGAGGACGTAGATGTGATTGTAGCCACTATCGCCTTCGGGATGGGGATTGACAAGCCCGATGTTCGGTTTGTGATCCACTATGACACGCCGAAATCAATTGAAGGCTACTACCAGGAAACCGGTCGCGGCGGACGCGACGGTCTGGAGGGTAACTGCCTCATGTTTTATAGCTACGATGACATTGTAAAGCTGGAGAAATTCAGCAAAGACAAGCCTGTTACCGAGCGTGATAACTCTAAGCTGTTATTGCAGGAGATGGCGTCTTACGCCGATTCAGCCGTATGTCGTCGCCGTCAGTTGCTGCACTACTTTGGAGAGCAATATGATAAGGACTGCGGATTCTGCGATAACTGTACCCACCCTAAAGAGAAGTTTGAAGCCGAGCAGGAACTTACCTACGCCTTGAAGGCCGTGGTGCAAACTGGTCAGCGCTTTGCAATAGACCACCTGGTGCACGTGCTCATCGGGTTGAAAGACCAGTATGTAGAAAGCTACACCCATGACCAACTGGAAGTGTTTGGCGTGGGCAAAGAGCAGGAGCCACAGTTTTGGAATTCTATCATCCGTCAGGCACTCTTGTTCAACTATCTTGAAAAGGATATTGAGAACGTAGGAACCCTTAAAATCACAGAGAAAGGCGAGAAGTTCTTACAAAGCCCGCACTCTCTCAAGTTCGCCAAAGACCACAACTTTGACGAAGAAGTGCAGCAGGAAGAAGAGAAGGAAGAAACGCAGGCCGCAGCCGGGCATGACGCTGTTTTATTTGACATGCTGAAGGCCCTGCGTAAGAAGCTGGCCAAGGATATGAACCTGCCGCCGTACGTGCTGTTCCAGGATCCTTCTATTAAGGAGATGGCCACTACGTACCCCACCACCAAAGAAGACCTGGCGCATATTGCCGGGGTAGGTATGGGCAAGGTGCAGAAGTTCGGGAAGCCGTTCCTGGAGCTCATTGCCAAGTACGTAGAGGAGAATGACATTGTCACCGCTGCCGATGTGGTAGTAAAAACCACGGTAAACAAGTCAAAACTCAAAATCTACGTGATCCAACAAATAGACAAGAAAATGGACCTTGAAGAGATTGCCAACTCTAAAGGCATCACCATGTCTGAGCTGATTGAGGAAATTGAGCATATCTGCTACTCTGGTACCAAACTGAACCTGGATTATTATATCAATGGAGTATTGGATGAGGATCGCCAACAAGAGGTGATTGACTATTTCATGTCCTCCACCACCGATAACATGGCCGAAGCCATCAAGGAACTAGGCACTGATGACTACACAGAGGATGACCTGCGCTTAATGCGTATCAAATTCCTCTCTAAATACGCCAATTAATTTTACCAGAAACAGAAAAGCAGGTGGCAGCACCTGCTTTTCTGTTTCTGGTATGTGGCACCATTTTAGTGGTGTTTCATAGAAAAGAGCCTTAAAACGGCTTGTAAAGATAAGAATGTACCTTGCCTGAGCCTGGCTCAGCTTAAAAATTGCTTGTATGAATGTTTTGATAATAGGAGCGGGCGGCCGTGAGCACGCCCTCGCCTGGAAAATCAGCCAAAGCCCTTATTGTGAGAGAATCTACGTAGCGCCTGGTAATGCCGGGACTGCCCAGATTGCCACTAACGTTGACATCTCCATCACTGACTTTGCCGAACTAGCCAAATTTGCCACCGACTTCAACATTATGATGGTGGTAGTAGGACAAGAAGCGGCGCTGGTGGAAGGCATTGCTGATTACTTTGCAGAGAAAGATTTCCTGAAGCACATTCTGGTAGTAGGTCCGCAAAAGGCCGGTGCCCAGTTAGAAGGCAGCAAAGATTTTTCAAAACAGTTCATGCTTAAGTACGGCATCCCTACTGCCCGTTACCAGACGTTCACTGCCGAAACTTTTGATCAGTCCCTTGCTTACCTGCAAAATCACCCTTACCCAGTAGTCTTGAAAGCAGACGGGTTGGCCGCCGGTAAAGGCGTAGTCATTGCCCAGAACTTTGAAGAAGCCAGCAGTGCCATCACGGGCATGCTGAAGAACAACAAATTCGGGAGCGCGGGCAGTAAAGTAGTAATAGAGGAGTTCTTACAGGGCATTGAGCTATCTGCTTTTATCCTCACCGACGGTAAAGATTATGTGCTTCTGCCCGAGGCCAAAGACTACAAGCGCATTGGTGAAGGAGACACAGGCCTGAACACCGGTGGAATGGGAGCGGTATCACCAGTTCCCTTTGCAGATGAAGCCTTCATGGGCAAAGTGCGGGAGCGGGTGATTGTACCTACTTTGCAAGGTCTACAGCAAGAGGGCATCCCGTATACCGGGTTCCTGTTCATTGGCCTTATGAATACCAACGGCGATCCTTACGTGATTGAATACAACGTGCGCTTGGGTGACCCTGAAACAGAGGCTATTCTGCCGCGCATCAAATCTGATTTGTTTGAGCTTTTCCGGGCGTTACATGACCATGAGTTGGGACAGTTCCAATTAGAAGTTGATTCCCGGTCGGCTACCACTATCTTCCTGGTGTCCGGCGGTTACCCGGAAGATTATGCCAAAGGCAAAGAAATTAAGGGGTTGGAGAAAACGTTGCCAGAGAATACCCTTTGCTTCCATGCGGGCACCAAAGAGACTGAGACTGGCCAGGTTGTAACAGATGGAGGCAGAGTCATTGCGGTCACCGGGCTAGGGCAAGATATGGAAGAGGCTTTGGAGAAGGCAAATGCCGCTGCCGCACAAATCACGTGGGAGGGCAGAAACTTCCGCCAGGACATAGGCTTTGACCTAAAGCAATACTTAGCAGATCGTCCGCTGATTTAAGCTTGATTTCCTGAAAATACTTCTAAAATGACAAAGGCCAGCCGTGATGCTGGCCTTTGTCATTTTAGGGGCAGAACATAAAATTAATCTTTGCGCCAGATTTTCGTAGAACTTAACTCCATCAAGCAAATCTACCATGTCTCTTCAACCCGACTATACTACTGCCGAGGAAGCTGTTAAACTGATAAAATCTGGAGACCGGGTGTTCGTGCATGGGGCCGCCATGACGCCATTGCGGCTGGTAAATGCCGTGTCTGCCCGTGGACCGGAACTCCGTGACGTAGAGTTCATTCACATGCACACCGAAGGACCTGCGCCCTACACCAATCCCGAGCACGCCGGCAGCTTCAGGACCAATGCTTGCTTTGTGGGCGGCAACATACGGCAGGCGCTCAGCCAGGGGCACGCCGATTACATTCCTATTTTCCTGAGTGAGATTTCCTTTCTTTTTCGGCGTAACATCCTGCCTTTGGATGTGGCCTTGATCCAGGTGTCACCACCCGACGGGCATGGCTACTGTACACTGGGCTCTTCCGTGGACATAGCCTTATCAGCGGTAGAGACGGCCAAAATCCTGATTGCCGAGGTGAACCCACACGTACCACGCTCACACGGCGATGGGGTGGTGCACATTAGTAAGATCCACGCCAAGGTATGGGTAGAGGAACCGCTGCTGGAGCACGGGGGCAAAACGCCAGGCACGGTAGAGACGCAGATTGGTAAACTGGTGGCTGAATTGGTAGACGATGGTGCCACGCTGCAAATGGGCATTGGGGGTATTCCAGACGCTGTGCTGGCTCAATTGGGTAACCACAAGGACTTAGGTATTCACACAGAAATGTTCTCTGACGGGATTATCCCATTAGTAGAGAAAGGGGTGATCACCGGGGCTAAAAAGAAAATCCTGAAGCATAAGATTGTCTCCTGCTTTGTGAACGGCACCAAGAAAGTCTTTGATTTTCTGCATGATAATCCGGCTGTGGTGTTGAAAGAGGCGGTGTATACCAATGACACGGCTATCATTCGGCAGAATAACAAAGTCACAGCCATCAACAGCGCCATTGAGGTAGACCTAACGGGCCAGGTTTGCGCCGATTCCATTGGCATGTACCAGTTCTCGGGCGTAGGTGGCCAGATGGACTTCATCAGAGGTGCCGCGCTCTCTAAAGGCGGCAAGCCGATCATTGCATTACCGTCTATCACCAACAAAGGCGATTCAAAGATTGTGAACGTGCTTAAGGCCGGTGCCAGCGTGACCACCACGCGCGCGCACGTGCACTACATCGTGACGGAGTTCGGAATCGCCCACCTTTACGGGAAAAACCTTCGTCAACGCGCCCAGGAACTGATTAGGATCGCGCACCCTTCGCACCAGGAACAGCTGGAGCGAGTGGCTTTCGAGCGGTTTAAGATGATGTAAGTGTTAGTTATTATTTGGGTTTATAACCTGTTTTCTGAGAAAAGGCTGTTAAACAATTATGTATTCACTTTGCATCTCTAAGCGCAGCATCTTAGAAAGCCACGGAAGTAACCTCCGCGCCATCATGGGAGATTTGAAAGCCTTATAGGTTTTGCATTTAAAGCTCATTTTCTGTAAAACAGCCTAAAACAGGAGGGCCTGACTTTATGAAGTCAGGCCCTCCTGTTTTATCTGAACTGCTGCTAGAGCTTAGCAGTACTCTTCAAACGCTCCTTGCAGGTTGTCTACAATGCGGGTCAGGTCATTGCCTTCAATATGATGACGCTCAATCACGTGCACCAGTTCGCCATCTTTGAACAACGCGATGGATGGAGAAGACGGAGGGTAAGGTAACATGAACTCACGCACTTTAGCTACGGCTTCGGTTTCCATGCCGGCAAATACTGTTACCAGTTTAGAAGGCTTCTGCTCACTGCTAGCCACAGCCATCTTAAGGGCTGGACGAGCTTTGGCGGCAGCGCAACCACAAACAGAGTTAACGGCTACCAAAACGGTGCCTTCTTTCTGGGTCAATACGGATTCTACTTCTTCGGGTGTCATCAATTGCTCAAAGCCTACGGAAGTAAGGTCTTCCCGGATAGGAGCGACCATATATTCAGGATACATTGCCATGGGTATGGGTGAATTTTAAGGTGAATTCTGTTTCTGACGTAAAATTACGAAATCAAGTGTAAAACACCGCAGTTACCTTTCTGGTTTCCAAAAGCATACTTATTCTCCAGGCATATAGCTTCAGATGCCATCTCTTCTACCTTAACGAAATATGGCATTAGCTATATCCGTTGCTTAAAGCCCCTTATATTAAAGAAATAAAGACAAGGGTATTGCGGCCTCTGAATCTAAACGGAAAACTTTTGTTTTAAATATTGGGGCAGGTTTTCAGAAATGCTACCTTTGTACCGCAGAACAGAGAGCGCGAGTTGCGTTAACCTTACTACCAGCTTTAAGAGAGAGGTAGAAAGGCAGGAGTGATTAATTTTATGGAAAGTTTCTTGGAATTAATCCTGTAAGCTTGTAGTTTTGCAAACTCATTTAGAATCAGAGTCAAAAGCATTTATCTATATTCACAACCATGGCTAACCATAAGTCAGCATTAAAGAGAATCAGATCTAACAACGCGAAACGCTTGCTGAATCGCTATCAAGCGAAAACCACCCGTACCTTTGTAAAGCGTTTAAGAAACACAACCGACAAAGCCGAGGCGCAAGAGCTGTTCAAGACGGTATCTGGTATGCTGGACAAGTTGGCTAAGAAGAACGTGATCCACAAAAACAAAGCAGCCAACAACAAATCTAAATTGGCGCGTTTTGTAAATACATTAGCTGCTGCTTAATTTCCATTAGTTAGTATTTACTTTCTTAGGTAATCATCAGAAGCCTTGCTAAAAGCAAGGCTTCTTGTGTTGTAAGCCTTAGCTAATAAAGAAGAAACTTATTTAAACGTAGCCGTGCTACTTTTCTGTAAATCTTAGTCGGAAATAAGGTCACGTTGATTCCATTTACACAGTCCAATAAAAAGGCGACCTGCTATAGTAGCAGGTCGCCTTTTTTATGAAGATATGTTTTAAACTTAGTGTACTACGCTTAATTTGATCATGTTGGCACGTTTCTTTTCCATTACTGGCATAGAGCCTATGTTGATGAAAACATCACCGGTTTCTAGGTGGCCTTCTTTCACCAGGATTTCTTTCAAGTCAGCGATGGTCTCATCAGTAGAAACGAAGCGGTCATAATAATAACCTCTGATGCCCCATACCAGGTTAAGGGTGTTCAGCAACACACGGTTGTCAGTGAACACGAAGATGTTGGCTTTAGGGCGGTGCTTCGCTAATTGGATAGCAGTGTAGCCAGACTTGGTAAGACAGATAAGCGCTCGGGCGTCTGTGTCACGGGCCAATGTTACAGCACTAGCGACAACTGTGTCATTGTAGAAGGTAGGAGCTTGTCTGTTGAAGACAAAGTTGCGGTGAAAAACGGCAGCTTGCGCCTCTACTGATTGAATGGTGCGGTTCATGCTTCTGATCGTTTCCAGTGGGTAAGCTCCGGCGGCAGTCTCAGCGCTAAGCATCAACGTGTCGGCTCCGTCCATTACGGCGTTGGCTACGTCATTGGTTTCTGCACGGGTAGGACGTGGATTGGTGATCATGCTTTCCATCATCTGGGTAGCCACAATCACTGGTTTGCCCATCGCATTACATTTCTCCACAATCATCTTCTGCAGCATCGGAACGCCTTCCATGCCTACTTCTACGCCAAGGTCGCCACGGGCCACCATGATGGCATCGGTTGCTTCAATGATAGAGTCAATGTTACGGATAGCCTCTGGTTTTTCAATCTTGGCTACTACCTTGGTGTCTTTGCCGCGCTCTGCAATAATGCGCTTGATCTCGTGAATGTCTTCTACCTTTCTTACAAAGGAAAGCGCCACCCACTCTACATCATTATCCAACCCGAAATGCAGATCCTGCATGTCTTTCTCTGTCAGGGAAGGAGCGGTAACTACGGTGTCTGGCAAGTTCATGCCTTTGCGGGGTTTTACTACACCGCCGTAC is part of the Rufibacter tibetensis genome and harbors:
- the rpsT gene encoding 30S ribosomal protein S20; this encodes MANHKSALKRIRSNNAKRLLNRYQAKTTRTFVKRLRNTTDKAEAQELFKTVSGMLDKLAKKNVIHKNKAANNKSKLARFVNTLAAA
- the pyk gene encoding pyruvate kinase encodes the protein MAIHFNNTKIIATVGPASNTPERLRALIQEGVDVFRLNFSHGAHHEHLKVIEHVRAINAQEGFNICLLQDLQGPKIRINDVQDGAIEIVEGQQLTFVCDKSLGTPQRLSHSYARLAQDVRPGDAILIDDGKLEVRVLSTDGVNEVLTEVVYGGVVKPRKGMNLPDTVVTAPSLTEKDMQDLHFGLDNDVEWVALSFVRKVEDIHEIKRIIAERGKDTKVVAKIEKPEAIRNIDSIIEATDAIMVARGDLGVEVGMEGVPMLQKMIVEKCNAMGKPVIVATQMMESMITNPRPTRAETNDVANAVMDGADTLMLSAETAAGAYPLETIRSMNRTIQSVEAQAAVFHRNFVFNRQAPTFYNDTVVASAVTLARDTDARALICLTKSGYTAIQLAKHRPKANIFVFTDNRVLLNTLNLVWGIRGYYYDRFVSTDETIADLKEILVKEGHLETGDVFINIGSMPVMEKKRANMIKLSVVH